A segment of the Desulfovermiculus halophilus DSM 18834 genome:
TCTTTCGAACATCGTATCTGCAGGGGCGCAATCCAGTCGAACATGTCACAGAGCTGAGCAAAAACTATATTAAGCGAAACCACACCCAAAATGAGACGGAATTGGACATGGCAGCTTAGTTTATCAAAGGGCTAAACTCATACGCATCAGAAAGAATCCATAATCGACCATGAGTATACAGATCAAATATCTGGACTTTACTCAGTTCAAGGAGTGAAATATACAACCGCTCCTCATGTTGCTAAAAAGCTTATTAAACGCATAAAATTGAAAAAAAGTAAAGAATATAAGTCAGTTAAGTCTTCTTTGTCGATCGATGCAGAAAGCTGGGGAGATGCTTATACCCACAAAGATGAATATGTTGCAAAGATGAATTTTGATCCCCTCTTTCTCTTCCAAAGGTACGGATCGGAGGCAAAGCGCATCCTTGGACTCCTGGCACAGGATACTGATCTGTCGGGTTTTGTCAGTCTCGATCCCCCGGTCTTGGCTGCGGAGATTGCACATGCCGTTCGACAGGAGATGGCTGTGAGCCTGGGAGATATTGTCTTTCGCCGCACGGGCATGGGCAGTGCAGCCCGCCCCAAGCCTGAAAGCCTCAGGGCAGCTGCCGATGTGCTGACCTCAGAGCTGGGCTGGGACGAACAGACAAAAGACAAAGAAATCCAGGAGGTACTCGCGCGGTACAGCCCTTTGGAGGGAATTGGAGATGCTTAGGCAGATCCGGCATGGCGGCACAAAGGCTTTGTGCACCCTGCATGCAGTCGGCCAGGACGTTGGCTCCTGCCAGCTTCATGCCCGGGCGGGATTTTGGGCCCGGCTGGGAAAGGGGGGACTAGGTAAGCGATATGCCGACTCCCGGGGAAAAAGGGTGCTGGTCATCGCCCCGCAGCCCTTTTATCTGGATCGCGGCACGCCCATAAACGTCAAGCTTTTTACCCATGTTTTGGGAGAAGCCGGGTATGAGGTGGATCTTTTGGTCTTTCCCTGCGGACAGGATGTTCACATCCCCAATGTGCATGTGATCCGGTTGCCCAACATCTTTCGAGTCAGTTCGATTCCTGCCGGGCCGTCCAAGGCCAAGCTGGCTTTCGACCTTCTCCTCTGTCTGTCTGCAGCCGCATTGTGCATAAGGAACCGGTATGACGTTATTCACGGTGTGGAGGAGGGCGGATTTCTGGCTGTGAGCCTGGGCACCATCCTGCGGCGGGCAAGTGTGTTCGACATGGACTCATGTATGTCCAAGCAGCTGGAATATTCAGGATTCATCCGCAGCCGCCGGCTGCTGCACCTGGCTAGTCGGATGGAGGCCTGGGCCCTGGGCCGGAGTTCAATTGTCCTGACCATGTGTTCGGCCTTGTCCGCATCCGCAGCTCATCTTGCTCCACATGCCAAGATATTCCAGGTAGAAGATATCCCGCCTCCAGCCGGAAGCGGACCTGACCTGGTGCTCATTGATCATCTTCGGGATACATTCAGGCTCTGGGACCTTCCTGTGGTGCTGTATACCGGCAATCTGGAAAGCTACCAGGGCATTGATCTGCTGCTCCAGGCGTGGAGTTTTGTCCTCCGCAGGCTCAGAGGATCCCAACGTCCGGTCCTGGTTTTGGTCGGGGGGCCGATGGAAAGAGTGGAGTATTACCGGCAAATGGCCGCTGATGGAGAAATGGGAGACTGGGTGCGCCTGGTCGGCCCCCGGCCCCTGAACGAAATGAGCACTTGGATGGAGATCAGCGATGTCCTTGTTTCTCCCCGGGCAGAGGGGGATAATACACCTTTGAAGATCTATTCCTACATGGCCTCCGGACGTCCTGTGGTGGCCACCAGACGGGCCACCCATACCCAGGTCCTGAGCGAAGAGACGGCCTTTTTGGCTGATCCGGAACCGATAGATCTGGGACAGGCCCTGGTCGAGGCCATCAGCAATAAAGACCTGGCTGGGAAACGGGCAGCGCAAGCCAGGGAGCTGGTGGAACGAAAGTATACCTTCGACGTTTTCAAATCCAAAATCCTTGAAGCCTATTCCTGGCTGTACAAGAAGGCCGTATACTCCTCAGGAGAGCAAACATCATGACCAGGGTTTTGGTTACCGGTGGGAAAGGATTTTTGGGACGGCATCTGGTTGCCAAACTGAATTCGCAGGGAAAGCAGGTCCGGGTTTTGGCCAGGGGCGCTGGGAACGGACCCAGGGACTGTGATGCAGACAGTGTTGTGTGGGCGGACATTCGAGACAGGGATGCCGTCGATCGAGCGGTGGAAGGAATGGATGTCGTTGTTCACCTCGTGTCCAACTTTCGAAGAGGAGGCTCGGACCGCAAGGAGGCATACGGAATAAATGTTGACGGAACCATGAATGTCATGCGGGCCGCTGCCAGGCATGGTGTTCAGCGCGTGGTTCATTGCAGCACTATAGGAGTGCACGGCAATGTTCTGGAAATCCCGGCAAATGAAGAGACCCCGTACAATCCGGGAGATCTGTACCAGGAGACGAAGCTCCAGGCAGAGCAGAAGGTATGGGCGTTTCATGAGCAGACTGGATTGCCGGTCAGCGTTGTGCGGCCGATTTCCCTTATGGGGCCTGGTGACGTCCGAATGCTCAAGCTCTTTCGAATGATTCAGCACAGACGCTTCGTTATGGTCGGAGGCGGGGATGTGTATTTTCAGCCTGCCTATATCGATGATGTGGTCCACGGCTTCTGTCTTTGCATGGAACATCCGGGAGCAGTTGGGCAAGCCTTTATCATCGGCGGTCAGGAATATGTCCTGCTTCGGGATCTGGTTCACATGATCGCAGATGAGTTGGGTGTTCCTGCTCCTAAGTACAGGATCCCCTTACGGCCGGTAGTCATGCTTGCCGGGTTATGCGAAGCCATGTGCGTTCCCTTGGGCATAGAGCCTCCGATTCATCGGCGCAGGGTGAGCTTTTTTCAAAACAACCGGGCTTTTTCCATTCATAAGGCCCAGAAGATACTGGGGTTTGAACCTGAGTTCAGTTTGCAGGATGCCATTCGGTTAACTTCTCAGTGGTATAGAAACGAAGGTTTATTGTAGCTGATGTCCGACTCTGACCTCTATCTCCTCCTTTATCCAAACGATCTGCATTATGAATGAACGTCCCTTGATACAAGAGCTTGGCGATCAAAGCCTGTCAGCGAGCAAACGGTATCGCAATATCTTCGTCGGCCAGAGCTCTTTTTATGCCTTTCTGCGATATGAAATATGCATATTTTTTCTTGCTCCACTCCCCGGTGCCTTGGGGTTTTTCCTGCGTGGAAAATGCTATCCATGTATCCTGCGCGCTATTGGGAAAGGTACTGTGTTTGGAAAAAGCGTTGTTCTTCGTTCTCCTGCACATATATCCATTGGGCAGTCTACTATGATTGACGATTATGTGGTCCTTGATGCCAAGGGAAGAGGCTCCAGTATAGAAATTGGAAATCAGGTCCTGCTTGGCCGCAACACGATACTCAGTTGCAGTGATTCAAAGCTGGAGATCGGAAGTTTCGTTTCTTTTGGCCCATTTTGTTTTCTCGCATCCAGAAGTCAGCTCCGGATAGGGTCAAACGTGGCCGTTGGCGCCGGGAGCTATTTTTTAGGCGGAGGTCATGCCTATGGAGATCCGAACACAGCCGTCATACATCAAGCCAGGACATCCCAGGGCATTACGGTCGAGGACAATGTTTGGATCGGGATTGGGGCTCGGATCCTGGATGGAGTCCACGTGGGCAGAAACAGCATTGTGGGGGCTGGGGCCGTTGTCGCAAAGGATGTTCCTCCATGGACGGTGGTCATGGGCAATCCGGCTCGAGTTGTGGAGAAGCGGAAGGAAAGGGACAGCGGATGAATACACTGCGTTCACTGTGGGAGAACACCACGACGAGCTGGCCGCAGAAGACAGGGCTGGTGGCGGGAAGTAGACGCATCGATTACAGCCGGGCCGGCCGAATGGTTCAGGCCCTTGCTTCCCGGCTGAAAGCAGAATGGGGTCTTGGGCAGCAGGAGATTGTGGGGCTGCTGATTCCCAATTCCATTGAGTTTGTGCTCAGCTATTTCGCTGTCGTGAATGCCGGCGGGATTGTGCATCCTCTCGACGAACGCCTGACCCCTGATGAGCTCGCCACGGTCCTCAACGATTCCAACCCGGGGCACATCATAGTGCATCACATGCTGTGGCCCAAGCTGCAGCTCGCGCTGCGGGCCATTCATTCGGATGCAAATATTTTGGGCATCGGGATTGATGATTCGGGGGTGGAGAGCTTCGAGGAATGGCTGGAAAAAGATTGGGGTGCATCTGAGGATGCGCCTCTTTTCCCAGAGCATGTCGCGGAATTGATGTACACCTCAGGCACTACCGGAAAGCCCAAGGGAGTGATGCGGACCCATGCCAATGTCCGGGCCGTTTCGCGACTTGCCATCCAGGGGTTTGGGTACACGCATCGGGACAGGATTGTCATTGTCATGCCCTTAAGCCATTCCAGCGCCCTGGCAAGTCAAATGATGCCCCTGGTGGAGCTGGGCGGATCGATTGTGCTGCTGGACACATTTGAGCCCCAATCTCTGATTGCCTGTATTCACAATGAAGGGGTGACCTGTCTGCGTGCAGTACCGACAATATTTCGAAGCATGCTGCTGTTCGAGAGATTTTGTTCCGCACACCTTCCTTCTTTGCGCTTACTGATGAACTCCAGCGCTCCTATCGATCCAGAGACCTACCTGGCCATTAAAGAGCGGTTTCCCGGAATTGAAATCGTCAATTCCTACGGACTCACCGAGGCGTCAACCTGTACGGTTCTTCCGGACAGCATGGCCCGGGTCAGACCTGATTCCATCGGGGCGCCGATCACTGGGGTAGAGATGAGTGTCCGAAATGAGCAGGGCAAAGCTGTAAGTCCCGGGGTGGAAGGCGAGATCTGGATTCGCGGCGTGCATGTCTTTGGCGGATATTATAACCAGCCGGAAGCAACTCAAAAGGCACTGACTGAAGATCGATGGCTGCGGACCGGTGATTTAGGAAGTTGCGACAACGAAGGGTACTATTACTTTCATGGGCGGAAGGATCACATGATCAACTGTGGAGGGCGGAAATTCGCTCCCTTGGAGGTCGAAAACTGTATTCTGGAATTGGACCATGTTGCTGATGTGGCTGTTGCCGGTATCGAGCACAAAGCTTTGGGGCAGGTCGCTCAGGCGTTTGTGGTTTTTAAAAACGGCGCTTCTCCGGACGGGAAGGAGGTAGTTCGCCATTGCGCCCGGCGATTGCCGAGCCACAAAGTGCCCTTTTATGTTCAGGCTGTCCGAAGCCTGCCAAAGAACGGTTTGGGCAAGGTTCTCTACCGAAATTTGCATTGCCAACAATCGGATGGGGCAGAGCAATGAACAATCGTTATGTGTTTTGTTCCTTGGAAGGGGACGTCGATCTTGTGGCGATCTTATCTGATATCTTACAGATTGATATCGATGGGGATGCACCGGATATATCCCGGAATGATCTTGAGATGTGGGACTCTATCAGCCATTTGAGATTTATTATGGAGCTGGAGAATATCTTCGGGATCAGTATTGCTGATGAAGAGGCAATTGAGCTGTCCTCTCTCAGCCAGTCGGAAAAGCTGCTCTTAAGCCATGGAATCCACAAGGCTCAGGGAATGGAATGAAAATCGGGGTTTGCGCTCGGACCTGGGGAGAAATCGGGGGGATAGGGGTCTACACCCGAAGGATCGTGAAGTCTTTAATCGATATCGATTCTCACAATGAGTATTGTCTTTACTTTTCCAGAAAGTCTGACCTTGGCAACTTCTCCCAGGTGCCAAATGTGAGGGAGTTTTATGTGCCGCTTCGAGGGAAATGGATGTGGGACCAATGGGCTGTTCCCCGAGCAGCAGATCGAGAAAAAGTTGATATAGTATTTCATACAAAATTTTCTGTTCCTTTTTTGTCTTCCTGCAAAACTGCAATGGTTTTGCACGGAACGGAACGATTTGTATTTCCTGAACATCACAAAAAATTAGATATGGTATTTTTTAAAACAATTTACCCCCAATACCTGAAGCGTTCTGATCTCATAATTGCCGTTTCTGAAAGAGGACGGTTGGATATAATAGAGAAGGTTGGGATAGATCCACGCAAGGTGAAAACTGTTCATCTGGCAGCAAGTCCCATATTCAGGGTTATCCATGATGAAAAGAACCTGGAGAGAGTTCGCACCAAATATGATATTTCCCGAGACTATATAATCTATGTCGGGCATATCTATCCGGGAAAAAATATAAAACGCTTGCTCCAGGCGTTTGCAAAGGTTCGGCAGGACCATGATATCGATCTGGTTATTGCCGGAGCTTTACGCTGGAAGTATGCATCTGAAATGGAGCTGATCTCCAGCCTGAACACAAATGGACATATTCATGTCCTGGGCCATGTTCCACATGAGGATTTGGTCGGGCTTTATAACCTTGCCCAACTCACTGTTTTCCCCTCGTTCTATGAAAGCTTCCCGGCGATCCCCCTGGAGGCCAACGCCTGCGGGTGTCCGGTGGTCATCAGCAGGACCGGCGGAAGCCCGGAGGCTGCGGGGGAGGCTGCTTTGTATGTGGATCCCTTGGATGTTCAGAGCATCGCCCAAGCCATTTCCTCCCTCCTGGAAGATCCCGGTCTGCATAGGGAAATGATCGAAAAGGGCTTTCAAAATGTGCAGCGGTTTTCGTGGGAGAAGACGGCCAAGGAGACCTTGTCTGCCTTAGAGTGGGCCGTTGGTCAAAGGTGACGATATGCAGAGTGGACGAATAAAAAGAAAAATAGAAAAGAATAAGAATGAGATATTGGGGATATTACTCAGAAAATATCCAAGCTATGTATTATCTAAAGCAAACAGAGATGAAATTCCCGTTTTTGCATTTCATGGCGTAAGTTATGGATTTATAAAAGAATGCCTGGAGTATATATCGGCAAATGAATATGAAACAATGCTCATGAATCAATATGTTCAGATGTTGGGAGATAAGAAGAAAAAAAAATATATCCTCATAACATTTGATGATGGACACAAGAGTCTTTATTCCACAGCGTATCCTTTATTAAAGAAGTTTAATATGAAGGCTGTCGCCTATATTGTTCCAGGAAGAGTTCATGAAAATGATGAGGAAAATAAGATATATTATCGAGACAAGATGTGTACGTGGCCGCAAATACGAGAGATGCATGACAGTGGTGTTTTCGATTTTCAATCCCACTCCATGTATCATCACAGTATATCAATTACCAAACAGGTTGTCGACTTTATAAGACCCGGGATGGATTTTTCCTTTCTTGATTCGGACCTTGCGCCCCTTCTTACAGATGATAATGCCCCATTTAGATCGGCCTCCATGCTTTGGGGGCGGCCTGTTCTTAAGTGGGGTGCGCGGATGGGAAAAAGGCCGGCTTATATCGAGGATCCCCGGATAGCCATGTTTTGCGCCCAGCACGTTGCAGCCCATGGACATGAGGCCTTCTTTGAGCAGCCTGGCTGGCGCAAGACCCTTGTATCCTTGGTTCAAGAGATGAGGTCCCGGTATCCAGAAGCAGGCTTTGAATCGAGTTCAGAACAACGGTCAGCCCTTCTGGAGGATCTCAGGCGTTCCAAAGAAGAGATTGAAAGCCGTCTGCCGGGCAAGAGTGTGCAGCATTTTTGCTTTCCCTGGTTTCGGGGGTCTCCACTCGCGGTAGAGCTGTCTTTGGCAGCAGGCTATATATCCAATGCCTGGGGAAGCTTGCTGCCCGGCTTCGTAGATGAGCACGATGTGCATCCGATTCCAATACGCCGTATGCCTCCGAAGTACATATTTCGCCTGCCTGGGCACGGAAGAGTCCCGCTATCCCGGGTCGTAACCATGTCTTTTGCAGATCAGATGCACCATCAGCCCGGTTTGGCAGCTCGCAATGGATAAAATGAGCTCCCCAAGCCCTGTTCCTGCTGCAAGCAGTTCGCGCATCTTCAAGAACTTCGGGTTCTTGGTCTTTGGCAAGCTGTTCGCCGACAGCTTTATGTTCATCTATTTCGTACTCATAGCCCGAAGTTTTGGACAAGTAGGTATAGGGCACTACTCATTTGCCATGGGACTGACCGGCTTGTTCGCTGTCTTTGCTGATTCCGGACTGAACAAACTGTCAATCAAAGAAATGAGCTGTCTGAAAAGCGGGGTGATGGCCCACTACAGTCAGGTCCTGTCCTTGCGCCTCGTCCTTTGCCTTCTGGCCATAATCAGCATCCTGCTGGTCACTTGGGTCGTCTCCTTCCCCCGTGAGCTTGTCATCATTATCTGGCTTATCGGCACGTATCAGGTTCTTACAACCTTGGTGGATGGGTTTGGCGCAATCTTTGTTTCCCGGGAACAAATGCATATAACCAGCCTCTTGGATATGTCCCAGAGGATCTTTACTGCCCTGCTTGGGGTATCAATTATTTTTTGCGGCGGAGGATTGATCCTGACCATTGCCGCCTTGCCCTTGATGAGCCTGGTTCATGCGGGGATAGGATATGTCCTTGCGGTGCGGTATTATGGCTATCTTGGACTATGGACGCGTCTCTACGAATTGACCTCGCTGCTGTCGAAGGCTTTTCCCTACGGTTTGCATTCTTTTCTCGAGCAACTCTTGATCCGCTTGCCTGTCATTCTGCTCGGGATATTGATCGGTACGGCAGCTGCGGGAATATTCAATACCTCCCATAGAATTATTCTTCTGTTGACCTGTATGGCTATGTTTGCCCCCCTGTCCCTGTTTCCCGCCGCTTCAAAACATTATGTGGAGTCCAAGGCTCGATTGAAAGACCTCTACCATCGTTCGGTGAACAGCACCATACTTGTCGCATTACCTGCTGCGGCTGGGTTGTGGCTTATATCATCGGATCTCATCGATGTGGTCTATGGTCAAGGTTTTGAGGAGTCTGCACATGTCTTGGAGATTTTAGCCTGGATGCTGATAGCTGGACCTCTCAAAGGGATGTTTGAGGTTTTTCTCACTGCAGCAGACAGGCAATCCGAAATTGCAAAAGGATATTTCTGGACATCATGCGCCAGTATTCCCATATTTTTGTTTGCCATCCATCACTTTGGCGCTATCGGTGCGGCAAGTGTCATGCTAAGCATGGAGACTATACTTGCATGTATATTTTTGATCCGACTGAGCATGGTGTTGGGGATTCCCAGGGTCGGCAAACGGATGGTCATATCTTCGATTGGAGTGTGCGCCTTCTTGATCCCATTGCCCTGGGCGGAATCGGACATAGGACTTTGGCAAACCATTGGGACAGCCTCTTTGATTTATCTAGGCGTCATGCTCTCGTTTCGGGATATTCGCCAGGGAGAAGGCAGGTTTCTGATGGGCATAATGCGGGATACGAAACTTGCCCTGTTTCGGTCCAGCTTTTGCAATCGAAAATAGGGTTCTTCGACGTAGCCTGTGGACTTTTGGAGTTTGCCGTCTCTTCTGTGAGCCCACTTTCGGCTCGGTATTTTCTAAGCCCCGCCAAAGGGGGATCCCTGCCCCCTCCCGGCTACTCACGTGCGGATCACTGCTTTCTGTGTGACGAAAACTTATCATACACGTGAGTGCCGGGTTTCCCCCTTTTGGCGGGACCAAGAAAATGTGCGGGCCTGCCGCTCACGGCACACAGAAGAGACGACAAACTCTTATGTATGCAATTCCATTTCCTGTGTCGAAGAGCCGAAAATAGCAGGTAGCGTCCAAGGGCTACAGATCCTTGTTTACCGCCCTGACGGCAAGGTGCTGACAGGGTGCAGTGAACAGTGTTTAGGCGGGAACAAGAGCGTAAGGAGGAGGGATGGCCGGAGTTCGTGTGCAGCATGTCACTACTTTGGATGAGATGGATTCACTCAAGGATATATGGAAGTCCTGGGAGGACCCGCACCAGGGAGCCGGCCTGTTTCAATCCTGGGAGTGGTGCCGGATGTGGTGCTCTCATGTTTTGGCCCCTGAACAAAATTTAAGAGTTGCGATCCGGGTGATGGAGGATGGCAATGGGCGGGCGGTTGGCATCATGCCTCTGTTTTCCCGCAACATGCTGGGATCTGTCCTACAGGTCATTGATTTTATAGGGTATCGAATGTCTCCGCAGAATGAAGTCTTGTTAGCGGAGCCAAATAATCACGATTTGATTCAGCATGTTGCCCAAGGCTTGTGGAGTTCATTGAATTGGCATTCGTTTTGTCATTTGCGAAATCTCAGCAGTGAATCAATGTTGTGCAGTGTCTTAGGGGCACAGGGCAGGATTCAACCTCAATGCGACCGGGTCTGGGTGGAAGCAGATCCGCAAATCAGTGATCCAATGCAGCGTTTGAGCAAGAGTCGACGCAAACGTCTTCGACATGCGTTGAATTCTTTACGAAAAGAAGGGGATGTCACGGTTAAGGTTGCCAGCATAGATGAATTTCCTGCTGCATTTGATGAACTAATTGTTCTGCATAAGAAACGATTTGCGTCTAAGAATTGGAACACATTACTTTGCGATAATAAGGTGAGTTTTCTGAAATATATGTCCATGAAGCTTGCGCAAGCAAACAAAGCAGAGATTCTGCAGCTCCGTTTAAATGAGCAAACAATTGCTGCCCAGTTAAGTTTTATAAACAATGAAACTTACCTTGCTTATCAGGTTGGATTCGATCCAGACTATGCAAAATATTCACCTATGTGGATTTTAAATATTGAAGCAATTCGACGTTCATTATATGACTTAATGTTTTAAATTTATGATTTTGGGCAAGGGTATGGAGATTACAAATATAGTTTACATCCAACTGTTGGAAAAAACTATTATGCCTGTTATGTGGGACCAAGTCTACCCACAAAAGCTTTTGCAAATATGTATAATTATGCCTTTCAACATTATGTAACAAAAATAAAAATATAAAATTATAACTAAATAGATATGCTGAAATTTAAATATTCATAAATGTTAAGTTTTTCATATAGGCTAAAATGTTTATCAAAACAGGCAGTGTCCTATGCAAACAACAAAAAAATTGCCCGAATGCGAATGTCGCATTAGATCGGATGATGAAGCTATTCCCTTTGCTTTGAATATGGACAGTGGTCAAGCACCGTATTTGAGCATTGTGGTTCCTTTGTACAACGAAGAGGAATCAGTGAGTGAGCTGGTGAACAAAATCGTGACCGCAGGTTCAGATTTTGATGTCAGTTATGAGATCATCTTTGTAGATGACGGTTCACAGGATGCGACTTGGACTAAGATCGAGCAATTGCGGAGAAGCACGCCACAGTTGCGAGGGATCCGGTTTCGGCGCAATTCTGGCCAAACCGCGGCTATGGTGGCGGGGTGTGAATATGCTCGAGGTGAGATTATTGTGACCATGGACGGGGACCTGCAGAATGAGCCTTCTGATATCCCCAAGCTATTGGAAACAATGAGGCAGGGGTATGATATTGTCAGTGGGTGGAGAAAGCATCGAAAAGATCATTGGTCCAGGGTCATCCCATCAAAAGTTGCCAACTTTATCATTTCCAAGACAACCGGTGTTACATTGCATGACTACGGATGCTCCCTAAAAGCCTATCGTACAGAATGCATACGGTCTATCAAGGCGTACGGTGAGATGCACCGCTTTTTTCCTGCCATCGTCAGCATGACAGGGGCGAGAATTGCCGAGATACCGGTTGAGCACCACTCGCGGAAGCATGGCGTATCCAAGTATGGGTTGAGCCGAATTTTTAAGGTGCTGTCTGACATAGTTGCAATAAACTTAATTATCAAGTTTTCTTCTATGCCTTTGAAGGGATTTGCGGTCTTGTCTCTTCCCTTTGTTATTCTTTCTCTCTTTTTGGGCTCAGCGGCATGTTTGGGCTGGATGCTCCATTGGAGCGCAGGTAAGCCGTTTTTTTTCATTATCGCCTCGGTCCTCTCCGGTTCAGCAGTGGTTCACCTT
Coding sequences within it:
- a CDS encoding acyltransferase — its product is MIDDYVVLDAKGRGSSIEIGNQVLLGRNTILSCSDSKLEIGSFVSFGPFCFLASRSQLRIGSNVAVGAGSYFLGGGHAYGDPNTAVIHQARTSQGITVEDNVWIGIGARILDGVHVGRNSIVGAGAVVAKDVPPWTVVMGNPARVVEKRKERDSG
- a CDS encoding acyl carrier protein, encoding MNNRYVFCSLEGDVDLVAILSDILQIDIDGDAPDISRNDLEMWDSISHLRFIMELENIFGISIADEEAIELSSLSQSEKLLLSHGIHKAQGME
- a CDS encoding glycosyltransferase, with the protein product MLRQIRHGGTKALCTLHAVGQDVGSCQLHARAGFWARLGKGGLGKRYADSRGKRVLVIAPQPFYLDRGTPINVKLFTHVLGEAGYEVDLLVFPCGQDVHIPNVHVIRLPNIFRVSSIPAGPSKAKLAFDLLLCLSAAALCIRNRYDVIHGVEEGGFLAVSLGTILRRASVFDMDSCMSKQLEYSGFIRSRRLLHLASRMEAWALGRSSIVLTMCSALSASAAHLAPHAKIFQVEDIPPPAGSGPDLVLIDHLRDTFRLWDLPVVLYTGNLESYQGIDLLLQAWSFVLRRLRGSQRPVLVLVGGPMERVEYYRQMAADGEMGDWVRLVGPRPLNEMSTWMEISDVLVSPRAEGDNTPLKIYSYMASGRPVVATRRATHTQVLSEETAFLADPEPIDLGQALVEAISNKDLAGKRAAQARELVERKYTFDVFKSKILEAYSWLYKKAVYSSGEQTS
- a CDS encoding polysaccharide deacetylase family protein, yielding MQSGRIKRKIEKNKNEILGILLRKYPSYVLSKANRDEIPVFAFHGVSYGFIKECLEYISANEYETMLMNQYVQMLGDKKKKKYILITFDDGHKSLYSTAYPLLKKFNMKAVAYIVPGRVHENDEENKIYYRDKMCTWPQIREMHDSGVFDFQSHSMYHHSISITKQVVDFIRPGMDFSFLDSDLAPLLTDDNAPFRSASMLWGRPVLKWGARMGKRPAYIEDPRIAMFCAQHVAAHGHEAFFEQPGWRKTLVSLVQEMRSRYPEAGFESSSEQRSALLEDLRRSKEEIESRLPGKSVQHFCFPWFRGSPLAVELSLAAGYISNAWGSLLPGFVDEHDVHPIPIRRMPPKYIFRLPGHGRVPLSRVVTMSFADQMHHQPGLAARNG
- a CDS encoding class I adenylate-forming enzyme family protein translates to MNTLRSLWENTTTSWPQKTGLVAGSRRIDYSRAGRMVQALASRLKAEWGLGQQEIVGLLIPNSIEFVLSYFAVVNAGGIVHPLDERLTPDELATVLNDSNPGHIIVHHMLWPKLQLALRAIHSDANILGIGIDDSGVESFEEWLEKDWGASEDAPLFPEHVAELMYTSGTTGKPKGVMRTHANVRAVSRLAIQGFGYTHRDRIVIVMPLSHSSALASQMMPLVELGGSIVLLDTFEPQSLIACIHNEGVTCLRAVPTIFRSMLLFERFCSAHLPSLRLLMNSSAPIDPETYLAIKERFPGIEIVNSYGLTEASTCTVLPDSMARVRPDSIGAPITGVEMSVRNEQGKAVSPGVEGEIWIRGVHVFGGYYNQPEATQKALTEDRWLRTGDLGSCDNEGYYYFHGRKDHMINCGGRKFAPLEVENCILELDHVADVAVAGIEHKALGQVAQAFVVFKNGASPDGKEVVRHCARRLPSHKVPFYVQAVRSLPKNGLGKVLYRNLHCQQSDGAEQ
- a CDS encoding glycerol-3-phosphate dehydrogenase C-terminal domain-containing protein, which translates into the protein MKYTTAPHVAKKLIKRIKLKKSKEYKSVKSSLSIDAESWGDAYTHKDEYVAKMNFDPLFLFQRYGSEAKRILGLLAQDTDLSGFVSLDPPVLAAEIAHAVRQEMAVSLGDIVFRRTGMGSAARPKPESLRAAADVLTSELGWDEQTKDKEIQEVLARYSPLEGIGDA
- a CDS encoding oligosaccharide flippase family protein, with the protein product MDKMSSPSPVPAASSSRIFKNFGFLVFGKLFADSFMFIYFVLIARSFGQVGIGHYSFAMGLTGLFAVFADSGLNKLSIKEMSCLKSGVMAHYSQVLSLRLVLCLLAIISILLVTWVVSFPRELVIIIWLIGTYQVLTTLVDGFGAIFVSREQMHITSLLDMSQRIFTALLGVSIIFCGGGLILTIAALPLMSLVHAGIGYVLAVRYYGYLGLWTRLYELTSLLSKAFPYGLHSFLEQLLIRLPVILLGILIGTAAAGIFNTSHRIILLLTCMAMFAPLSLFPAASKHYVESKARLKDLYHRSVNSTILVALPAAAGLWLISSDLIDVVYGQGFEESAHVLEILAWMLIAGPLKGMFEVFLTAADRQSEIAKGYFWTSCASIPIFLFAIHHFGAIGAASVMLSMETILACIFLIRLSMVLGIPRVGKRMVISSIGVCAFLIPLPWAESDIGLWQTIGTASLIYLGVMLSFRDIRQGEGRFLMGIMRDTKLALFRSSFCNRK
- a CDS encoding NAD-dependent epimerase/dehydratase family protein — its product is MTRVLVTGGKGFLGRHLVAKLNSQGKQVRVLARGAGNGPRDCDADSVVWADIRDRDAVDRAVEGMDVVVHLVSNFRRGGSDRKEAYGINVDGTMNVMRAAARHGVQRVVHCSTIGVHGNVLEIPANEETPYNPGDLYQETKLQAEQKVWAFHEQTGLPVSVVRPISLMGPGDVRMLKLFRMIQHRRFVMVGGGDVYFQPAYIDDVVHGFCLCMEHPGAVGQAFIIGGQEYVLLRDLVHMIADELGVPAPKYRIPLRPVVMLAGLCEAMCVPLGIEPPIHRRRVSFFQNNRAFSIHKAQKILGFEPEFSLQDAIRLTSQWYRNEGLL
- a CDS encoding GNAT family N-acetyltransferase, whose amino-acid sequence is MAGVRVQHVTTLDEMDSLKDIWKSWEDPHQGAGLFQSWEWCRMWCSHVLAPEQNLRVAIRVMEDGNGRAVGIMPLFSRNMLGSVLQVIDFIGYRMSPQNEVLLAEPNNHDLIQHVAQGLWSSLNWHSFCHLRNLSSESMLCSVLGAQGRIQPQCDRVWVEADPQISDPMQRLSKSRRKRLRHALNSLRKEGDVTVKVASIDEFPAAFDELIVLHKKRFASKNWNTLLCDNKVSFLKYMSMKLAQANKAEILQLRLNEQTIAAQLSFINNETYLAYQVGFDPDYAKYSPMWILNIEAIRRSLYDLMF
- a CDS encoding glycosyltransferase family 4 protein, producing MKIGVCARTWGEIGGIGVYTRRIVKSLIDIDSHNEYCLYFSRKSDLGNFSQVPNVREFYVPLRGKWMWDQWAVPRAADREKVDIVFHTKFSVPFLSSCKTAMVLHGTERFVFPEHHKKLDMVFFKTIYPQYLKRSDLIIAVSERGRLDIIEKVGIDPRKVKTVHLAASPIFRVIHDEKNLERVRTKYDISRDYIIYVGHIYPGKNIKRLLQAFAKVRQDHDIDLVIAGALRWKYASEMELISSLNTNGHIHVLGHVPHEDLVGLYNLAQLTVFPSFYESFPAIPLEANACGCPVVISRTGGSPEAAGEAALYVDPLDVQSIAQAISSLLEDPGLHREMIEKGFQNVQRFSWEKTAKETLSALEWAVGQR